Proteins encoded within one genomic window of Bacillus thuringiensis:
- a CDS encoding PLP-dependent aminotransferase family protein, whose amino-acid sequence MERFVWKPNTSLATPLYKQIETYIKEKIVNGEWTVGTKLPSQRDLAHTFGVNRSTIVMAFDELVAKGYIEGNGRKGTIVVNNNENTSTYAPPPNWQSYVETGIHYPNLPAIQEINQAEFYPHVIRLGTGELAPSLLPEKKMKVVMNKLLKSNVILGYEQPKGNLNLRKQIVDYLKGHGIHVSPDSILIVSGAIQALQLIAIGLLPKGASILLEKPSYLYSLNVFQSAGIRLIGMPLDESGLDVSYIAKYKKQFNASILYTIPSFHNPTNFSMDTKKRTEVMEICNEIGLPIIEDAVYQDLWFDAPISKPLKAYDKNGIVLHIGSMSKVISPGLRIGWIVGPEPVIQRLADIKMQTDYGSSSISQQIAAEWFKDGLYEEHLQFVRGELTKRRDFMVSMLKKYCSEIATWYEPTGGFYIWLHMNVPVSNRSLFDKALKEKILLNPGTLYDRSANQFLRLSYSYATLEEIEIGIKKLAQLIKK is encoded by the coding sequence ATGGAAAGATTCGTTTGGAAACCAAATACGTCTCTAGCGACTCCTTTGTATAAACAAATAGAAACGTATATAAAAGAAAAAATCGTTAATGGAGAATGGACTGTTGGAACGAAATTACCTTCACAAAGAGATTTGGCACATACATTTGGTGTGAATCGAAGTACGATTGTAATGGCTTTTGATGAACTAGTCGCAAAGGGATACATTGAAGGGAATGGCAGGAAAGGAACAATTGTTGTAAATAATAATGAGAATACTTCAACATACGCACCCCCGCCTAATTGGCAGTCTTATGTAGAAACAGGAATTCATTATCCGAATCTGCCTGCTATTCAAGAGATTAATCAAGCTGAGTTTTATCCGCATGTAATTCGTTTAGGAACAGGTGAGCTCGCGCCAAGTCTTTTACCTGAAAAAAAGATGAAAGTAGTAATGAATAAGCTTTTAAAATCAAACGTGATACTGGGGTATGAACAGCCAAAAGGTAATCTTAATTTAAGGAAGCAAATTGTGGACTATTTAAAAGGACATGGTATACATGTATCTCCTGACTCTATATTGATTGTTTCAGGAGCAATTCAAGCGCTTCAACTTATTGCTATTGGGCTTCTTCCGAAAGGAGCGTCAATTTTATTAGAAAAACCATCATATTTATACTCTCTCAATGTTTTTCAATCAGCAGGAATACGTTTAATTGGAATGCCATTGGATGAGAGTGGGTTAGATGTGTCATATATTGCGAAATATAAGAAGCAATTTAATGCTTCTATTTTATATACAATCCCTTCTTTTCATAATCCAACGAATTTTAGCATGGATACGAAGAAGCGGACAGAAGTGATGGAGATATGCAATGAGATTGGATTGCCAATTATAGAGGACGCAGTGTATCAAGACTTATGGTTTGATGCTCCTATTTCGAAACCTTTAAAAGCATATGATAAAAATGGAATCGTACTACATATTGGAAGTATGTCTAAAGTCATTAGTCCAGGATTAAGAATTGGATGGATTGTTGGACCTGAGCCAGTCATTCAAAGATTGGCAGACATAAAAATGCAAACAGATTATGGATCGAGTTCTATATCGCAGCAAATTGCCGCAGAGTGGTTTAAAGATGGATTGTATGAAGAACATTTACAGTTTGTAAGAGGTGAGCTTACAAAACGTAGGGACTTTATGGTGAGTATGTTAAAGAAGTATTGTAGTGAAATAGCAACATGGTATGAACCGACAGGTGGTTTTTATATTTGGTTACATATGAATGTACCCGTTTCGAACCGTAGCTTATTTGACAAAGCTTTGAAAGAAAAGATTTTATTAAATCCAGGTACTTTGTATGATAGAAGTGCAAATCAATTTTTGCGCCTATCCTATTCATACGCAACGTTAGAAGAAATTGAAATAGGTATAAAAAAACTTGCACAATTAATAAAAAAGTAA
- a CDS encoding patatin-like phospholipase family protein, which produces MKIDGVFEGGGVRGIAHVGAICALAEKGYEWERVAGTSAGSIIAALLAAGYSCSELKTIITDIDYNKFTKKTFIDRIPFIGKGLSAWTTLGIYSNIFIEEWIEELLRKKGVHLFTDLPDLNKLKIIASDISNGKMVIFPDDLPNYGFLNYRFSIAKAVRMSSTIPFFFEPVKWRTPKWKQPCYMVDGGILSNYPIWIFDSPSSPRWPTFGLHFVKDEIQADPAHYNEPISMFKGLFKTMMQAHDLRHLDKESKARTITIPTGSITSTNFELTKEEKDWLYNSGYNAANKFLQSWNFRQYIDEYRNGNQDRKTNRYFRQLDS; this is translated from the coding sequence ATGAAAATTGATGGTGTTTTTGAAGGAGGCGGTGTACGCGGAATTGCGCATGTAGGGGCAATTTGCGCGTTAGCTGAAAAAGGCTATGAATGGGAGCGTGTAGCTGGAACATCAGCTGGTTCCATTATCGCAGCGCTCCTAGCAGCAGGATATTCTTGTTCAGAGTTAAAAACAATTATAACTGATATTGATTACAACAAATTTACGAAAAAAACCTTTATTGATAGAATCCCGTTTATCGGCAAAGGATTAAGCGCATGGACTACTCTTGGTATTTACTCTAATATTTTTATAGAAGAATGGATTGAAGAATTACTGCGAAAAAAAGGAGTTCACTTATTTACAGACTTGCCTGATTTAAATAAGCTTAAAATTATCGCTTCTGATATAAGTAATGGTAAAATGGTTATCTTTCCTGATGACTTACCGAACTACGGATTTTTAAATTATCGCTTCTCTATCGCTAAAGCTGTAAGAATGAGTAGTACAATCCCCTTCTTCTTTGAACCGGTAAAATGGAGAACTCCAAAATGGAAGCAACCTTGTTATATGGTTGATGGAGGGATTTTAAGCAATTACCCAATTTGGATTTTCGACTCACCTTCCTCTCCTCGCTGGCCAACTTTTGGGCTTCACTTCGTAAAAGATGAGATTCAAGCTGATCCTGCTCACTATAACGAACCTATCTCCATGTTCAAAGGACTATTTAAAACGATGATGCAAGCCCATGATTTACGTCATTTAGATAAGGAATCAAAAGCAAGAACGATTACAATTCCGACCGGGTCCATTACAAGTACAAACTTTGAGTTAACAAAGGAAGAGAAAGATTGGCTTTACAATTCTGGTTATAATGCCGCAAATAAGTTTTTACAATCGTGGAACTTCAGACAATATATTGATGAATATAGAAACGGAAATCAGGACCGAAAAACGAATCGTTATTTCCGTCAACTTGACTCATAA
- a CDS encoding YwqG family protein: MNKQIEVLIDKYGLTHVKEELINTVFPCVKVVPKQEETVAIGSSKMGGVPDLPVAFEYPTHKGNPLQFIAQFNLKDLQNVGIDHNLPKTGMLYFFSIENYFAEDVNPTEAGRVLYYDVPVEQLRRAAELQTNYNQCKITFELTYKLPELFIEDEADSNRFLQLLEELIPDNYDNHQIFGEPFSVQDEVLYETGQYMNIDPQQMTLLFQIDSDTKNCNMMWGDLGMLYFCIGNEDLKNRRFENVCCVLQTC, translated from the coding sequence ATGAATAAACAAATTGAAGTATTAATTGATAAATATGGACTGACACATGTAAAAGAGGAACTTATTAATACTGTATTTCCTTGTGTAAAAGTTGTGCCAAAGCAGGAGGAAACAGTTGCGATAGGTAGTTCGAAAATGGGGGGAGTTCCTGATTTACCAGTTGCATTTGAATATCCAACGCACAAAGGAAATCCGTTACAGTTTATCGCTCAATTTAATTTAAAGGATTTACAAAATGTCGGTATAGATCATAATCTTCCTAAGACAGGGATGTTATATTTTTTTAGCATTGAAAATTATTTTGCAGAAGATGTGAATCCAACTGAAGCGGGGCGTGTACTTTATTATGATGTTCCTGTAGAGCAATTACGAAGAGCAGCTGAATTGCAAACGAATTATAACCAATGTAAAATTACGTTTGAACTAACGTATAAATTGCCAGAGCTTTTCATTGAAGATGAGGCTGATTCAAATCGTTTCTTACAATTACTTGAAGAGCTAATCCCAGACAACTACGATAACCATCAAATATTTGGTGAGCCATTCTCTGTACAAGATGAAGTATTGTACGAGACTGGACAATATATGAACATAGATCCGCAGCAAATGACGCTTTTATTCCAAATTGATTCAGATACTAAAAATTGTAATATGATGTGGGGAGATTTAGGGATGCTTTATTTCTGTATAGGAAATGAAGACTTAAAAAATCGACGTTTTGAAAATGTATGTTGTGTATTACAAACTTGTTAA
- the nadE gene encoding ammonia-dependent NAD(+) synthetase, with translation MTLQEQIMKALHVQPVIDPKAEIRKRVDFLKDYVKKTGAKGFVLGISGGQDSTLAGRLAQLAVEEIRNEGGNATFIAVRLPYKVQKDEDDAQLALQFIQADQSVAFDIASTVDAFSNQYENLLGESLTDFNKGNVKARIRMVTQYAIGGQQGLLVIGTDHAAEAVTGFFTKFGDGGADLLPLTGLTKRQGRALLQELGADERLYLKMPTADLLDEKPGQADETELGITYDQLDDYLEGKAVPADVAEKIEKRYTVSEHKRQVPASMFDDWWK, from the coding sequence ATGACATTACAAGAACAGATTATGAAAGCATTACATGTCCAACCTGTAATTGATCCGAAAGCAGAAATCCGTAAACGTGTTGATTTCTTAAAAGATTATGTAAAAAAAACAGGTGCGAAAGGATTTGTACTTGGAATTAGTGGCGGACAAGACTCTACATTAGCTGGACGTTTAGCTCAGCTTGCAGTGGAGGAAATTCGTAATGAAGGTGGTAACGCAACGTTTATCGCTGTGCGCCTACCTTATAAAGTGCAAAAAGATGAAGACGATGCGCAATTAGCATTACAATTTATTCAAGCGGATCAATCTGTTGCATTTGATATCGCTTCAACAGTTGATGCTTTCTCAAATCAATATGAAAACTTATTAGGTGAATCATTAACAGACTTCAATAAAGGTAACGTGAAAGCACGTATCCGTATGGTTACACAGTACGCAATCGGCGGTCAACAAGGATTACTTGTGATTGGAACAGATCACGCTGCAGAAGCTGTAACAGGATTCTTTACAAAATTCGGAGATGGTGGTGCAGACCTATTACCATTAACGGGATTAACGAAACGACAAGGACGTGCTTTATTACAAGAATTAGGTGCGGACGAGCGACTTTATTTAAAAATGCCAACAGCTGATTTATTAGATGAAAAACCAGGTCAAGCTGATGAAACAGAGTTAGGTATTACGTATGATCAACTTGATGACTATTTAGAAGGTAAAGCAGTTCCAGCTGACGTTGCAGAAAAAATTGAAAAACGTTACACAGTGAGCGAACATAAAAGACAAGTACCAGCATCAATGTTTGATGATTGGTGGAAATAA
- a CDS encoding DUF4083 domain-containing protein: MNLFESNIFTLIYTCLVIGLIVLFFLSLTLFIRRILQNNAAKKQHVMNMNQKLDRIIDLLEKDKK; the protein is encoded by the coding sequence ATGAATTTGTTCGAAAGTAACATTTTTACATTGATATATACTTGCTTAGTAATCGGACTTATCGTTTTATTTTTCCTATCATTAACTTTGTTTATTAGAAGAATATTGCAAAACAACGCCGCAAAGAAACAGCATGTGATGAATATGAACCAGAAGCTAGATCGAATTATTGACTTGCTTGAAAAAGATAAGAAATAA
- a CDS encoding AbrB/MazE/SpoVT family DNA-binding domain-containing protein — translation MKATGVIRKVDELGRIVIPKELRDVLGIQIKSPLEIFVEEDKVILQKYQPYNACQITGDVSNQNISLANGNITVSIDGAKYLIKEIEKFLNKSEI, via the coding sequence ATGAAAGCAACAGGAGTTATTCGAAAAGTAGACGAATTAGGACGAATTGTTATTCCTAAAGAATTACGTGATGTATTGGGAATACAAATCAAATCACCACTTGAAATTTTCGTAGAAGAAGACAAAGTCATTTTACAAAAATATCAACCTTACAATGCTTGTCAAATAACAGGTGATGTTTCAAATCAAAATATATCATTAGCAAATGGAAACATTACTGTTAGTATAGATGGAGCGAAATATTTAATAAAAGAAATAGAGAAGTTTTTAAACAAGAGTGAGATTTAG
- a CDS encoding transglutaminase domain-containing protein, with the protein MGKTSKYVTAAVLCSTIVMGGLHASSVSYAATNQTVATSQSDTKLLNDFRKELKKQIDNREENITITYKTKDRNARSIMDQLYGEFNKIVDADEYVKYNVASTRYSIKGLPGNYTFTLQVKYRESKEQTQYVKSQAKAIIGSIVKPGMDEHEKVKAIHDYVVKHVSYDTSYQAYTAYEALANRSAVCQGYTLLTYELLKEAGIQNHIVTGTGNGQAHAWNLVNIENKWYHLDTTFDDPVPDKAGRVTYSYFNMSDEQLSKDHEWDRSKYPAATTSYFSELTNKIKTGSSKTAAYEQMLKETNLKYLSAQYGAENYIEFKKKLQQQFAAKPEKVEVRYKQSMDGTMQDIKKVLNEISWPKGAKGVSYQVAPYSAMAGYSLATITFTY; encoded by the coding sequence ATGGGAAAGACAAGTAAGTATGTGACAGCTGCCGTACTTTGTTCAACTATAGTAATGGGGGGCTTACACGCGTCATCTGTATCTTATGCAGCTACAAATCAAACTGTAGCGACATCACAATCAGATACAAAGTTGTTAAATGATTTCAGAAAAGAATTAAAAAAACAGATTGATAATCGAGAAGAAAATATTACAATCACATATAAAACAAAAGATAGAAATGCTAGAAGTATTATGGATCAATTGTATGGCGAGTTTAATAAAATTGTAGATGCAGATGAGTATGTAAAATATAATGTAGCGTCTACTAGATATTCTATTAAAGGGTTACCAGGAAACTATACGTTTACACTGCAAGTGAAATACCGTGAATCAAAAGAGCAAACACAATATGTAAAATCTCAGGCGAAAGCGATTATAGGCTCGATTGTAAAACCAGGGATGGATGAGCATGAGAAAGTAAAAGCTATTCATGATTACGTTGTAAAACATGTATCGTATGATACGTCGTATCAAGCATATACAGCATATGAAGCATTAGCGAATCGCTCTGCCGTTTGCCAAGGGTATACATTATTAACATATGAGTTACTAAAAGAAGCAGGTATTCAAAATCATATTGTAACAGGTACAGGAAATGGACAAGCTCACGCATGGAATTTAGTGAACATTGAAAACAAATGGTACCACCTTGATACGACATTCGATGATCCAGTACCAGATAAAGCTGGGCGCGTAACATATTCATATTTTAATATGTCTGATGAGCAATTAAGTAAAGATCATGAATGGGATCGTAGTAAATATCCGGCAGCAACTACAAGCTACTTCAGTGAATTAACAAACAAAATAAAAACGGGTAGTTCAAAGACTGCTGCATATGAACAAATGTTAAAAGAAACAAATTTAAAATATTTGTCTGCACAATATGGGGCAGAAAATTACATTGAATTTAAGAAAAAATTACAGCAACAATTTGCAGCTAAACCAGAAAAAGTAGAAGTACGATATAAGCAGTCTATGGATGGGACAATGCAAGATATAAAGAAAGTGTTAAATGAGATAAGTTGGCCAAAAGGTGCAAAGGGTGTATCATATCAAGTAGCACCATATAGTGCAATGGCGGGTTATTCATTAGCGACAATTACATTTACGTATTAA
- a CDS encoding YjcZ family sporulation protein, protein MGYGYSCGGYGYGGSCGGCGYGGFALLIVLFILLIIIGASCWGGFVGC, encoded by the coding sequence ATGGGTTACGGATATAGTTGCGGCGGTTACGGTTACGGCGGTAGTTGTGGTGGATGTGGTTATGGAGGTTTCGCTTTATTAATCGTTTTATTTATCCTTCTAATCATCATCGGAGCTAGCTGTTGGGGCGGCTTTGTAGGCTGCTAG
- a CDS encoding NUDIX hydrolase — MANYIKELREKVGHDCVLINFAGGCVLNEYGEILLQKRGDFNAWGFPGGAMEIGESAAETAIREIKEETGYDVEINELIGVYTKYFQSYPNGDRAQSILIFFSCSITGGEKKIDSDETLDLKFFPLNKMPPLFNQQHEDCLQDLLEKRVGMYR; from the coding sequence ATGGCTAATTATATAAAAGAATTACGTGAAAAAGTAGGGCATGACTGTGTTCTCATAAATTTTGCGGGTGGTTGTGTATTGAATGAATATGGAGAAATATTGCTACAAAAAAGAGGTGATTTTAACGCTTGGGGATTTCCTGGTGGTGCAATGGAAATCGGAGAATCTGCCGCAGAAACTGCGATTCGAGAAATAAAAGAAGAAACAGGTTATGATGTAGAAATAAATGAGCTTATCGGAGTATATACTAAATATTTTCAATCATATCCAAATGGAGACAGAGCCCAGTCAATTTTAATATTTTTTTCATGCTCAATTACCGGAGGAGAGAAAAAAATAGACAGTGATGAAACGTTGGATTTGAAGTTTTTCCCGCTAAATAAAATGCCACCATTGTTTAATCAACAACATGAGGATTGTTTGCAGGACTTACTAGAGAAAAGAGTAGGGATGTATCGCTAA
- a CDS encoding serine protease, protein MNSSTANKQKGIQLIPFTVDKVVEQVNEIPPGVQLIHAPQVWEKSAKGKDIVVAVLDTGCDMNHIDLKDRIIGGRNFTKDYEGDPNIYLDNNGHGTHVAGTIAATENGVGVLGVAPLAKMLVLKVLAGDGSGSYEQIIEAIHYAVNWRGPNKERVRVISMSLGGPQDVPKLHEAIQNAVKQDVLVVCAAGNNGDCNDNTEELDFPGAYSEVIEVGAVNLERKIACFSNSNQEIDLVAPGDEILSTYPEGKYAVLSGTSMATPHVAGALALLIKQCEREYGRKLSEPEIYAQLIKRTVPLGYERTSEGNGLIDLLKE, encoded by the coding sequence ATGAACAGTAGTACAGCGAATAAACAAAAAGGTATACAATTGATTCCTTTTACAGTAGATAAGGTAGTTGAACAAGTAAATGAAATTCCACCAGGTGTACAACTCATTCATGCTCCACAAGTATGGGAGAAGAGTGCAAAAGGAAAAGATATTGTTGTTGCCGTATTAGATACAGGGTGTGATATGAATCATATAGATTTAAAGGATCGTATTATCGGTGGAAGAAATTTCACGAAAGATTATGAGGGGGATCCAAATATATATCTTGATAATAACGGACACGGTACTCATGTAGCTGGGACAATTGCAGCGACTGAAAATGGTGTCGGTGTTTTAGGAGTCGCACCACTCGCTAAAATGTTAGTGTTAAAGGTTTTAGCAGGAGATGGTTCTGGAAGTTATGAGCAAATTATTGAGGCGATTCATTATGCTGTAAATTGGAGAGGGCCTAATAAAGAAAGAGTTAGAGTTATTTCAATGTCACTTGGTGGCCCGCAAGACGTCCCAAAATTACATGAAGCAATTCAAAATGCGGTAAAGCAAGATGTTCTTGTTGTATGTGCTGCGGGTAATAATGGAGATTGTAATGATAATACGGAGGAACTAGATTTCCCAGGTGCCTATTCCGAAGTAATCGAAGTCGGCGCTGTCAATTTAGAGCGGAAAATCGCATGTTTTAGTAATTCAAATCAAGAAATTGATTTAGTGGCGCCAGGCGATGAAATATTATCTACGTATCCTGAGGGGAAATATGCGGTATTAAGTGGAACTTCTATGGCGACACCGCATGTCGCTGGAGCGTTAGCATTGCTCATAAAGCAGTGTGAAAGGGAATATGGTAGAAAATTATCAGAGCCAGAAATATATGCACAACTTATTAAAAGAACTGTACCTTTAGGATATGAACGTACCTCTGAAGGGAATGGATTAATAGATTTATTAAAAGAATAG
- a CDS encoding FtsX-like permease family protein — translation MNIRELAYRNVTRNRRTYSAYFLSSAFAIMAFFVYSFFAFHPALSAGQLGKYVFVSMSFAQSIIYLFTFFFILYSMGMFLKTRKRELGILMMLGMTKYQLKRLIFFENIMIGIGAIIFGILAGMLFSGILIFVAPMILKLDISLAYYIPMKAIVVTSIMFFILFMIISLFSAGMIRKNKIMKLFRGSAEAKPEPKASIISSILAVILLSAGYAGALMSHGAMVFIMMIPVTTVVIIGTYLLYKQLSVFIIRLCKKSKRFYWTQTNIITLSDLAYRMRDNARMFFIVTIISTVAFSAIGTLVGFTSMTKAIMERPIAFHYHSKQGNSNESQNLKIIDEGLKKHSIAASKTNISTKKTEEQSLRSATFIKESDYKEYAKLTGEPFHAVSKKEVLFLAVDIPGPPMKERKEITLPHLNEPLKVKKVNTSSLSKIIRGNVYVISNNQYDALQDGFKEEKDYVYKTEGTKDEIEVGKELTHQMKPYEEHTTFSAEEYEQNQSLQIAGPILFVGFFIGIVFFVCAGSFLYFRLFSDLEDDTRLFEMIRKVGLTSGELLKVVTIRLGLLFFVPICVATLHGAVALTALGQMFEYSLFKENAIVLSVFVGIQVVYFLLIRSRYLKQLKERLRIR, via the coding sequence ATGAATATTAGAGAACTCGCATATCGGAATGTGACGCGAAATAGACGAACATATTCAGCATATTTTTTAAGTAGTGCATTTGCTATTATGGCCTTTTTTGTGTATTCATTTTTTGCGTTTCATCCGGCATTAAGTGCTGGACAATTGGGCAAGTACGTGTTCGTAAGTATGTCTTTTGCACAGTCCATTATTTACTTATTTACATTTTTCTTTATTTTATATTCGATGGGAATGTTTTTAAAAACGAGAAAGCGTGAATTAGGAATTTTAATGATGTTAGGTATGACGAAATATCAATTAAAACGGCTTATTTTCTTTGAAAATATTATGATTGGAATAGGGGCCATTATTTTTGGGATACTTGCTGGAATGCTATTTTCAGGAATACTAATATTTGTAGCTCCGATGATATTAAAGTTAGATATTTCCTTAGCTTATTACATACCAATGAAAGCCATTGTTGTAACGAGTATTATGTTTTTTATATTATTTATGATCATTTCATTGTTTAGTGCAGGAATGATTCGAAAAAATAAAATTATGAAATTGTTTAGAGGATCGGCAGAAGCGAAGCCGGAACCGAAAGCATCCATTATTTCTTCTATATTAGCAGTTATATTGCTTAGTGCGGGATATGCAGGAGCACTTATGTCACACGGTGCAATGGTATTTATCATGATGATTCCTGTTACAACCGTAGTCATTATTGGTACGTATTTGCTGTACAAGCAGTTGAGTGTCTTTATTATTAGACTATGTAAAAAAAGTAAACGTTTCTATTGGACACAGACAAATATTATTACGTTGTCAGATTTAGCTTACCGTATGAGAGATAACGCAAGAATGTTTTTTATTGTAACCATAATTTCAACTGTAGCATTTTCAGCAATAGGTACATTAGTTGGCTTTACATCAATGACAAAGGCGATTATGGAGAGACCAATTGCGTTTCACTATCATTCTAAGCAAGGAAATAGTAATGAATCTCAGAATTTGAAGATAATTGACGAAGGATTAAAGAAACATAGTATAGCAGCTTCAAAAACTAATATTTCAACGAAGAAAACGGAGGAGCAGTCGTTAAGAAGCGCCACCTTTATAAAGGAATCGGACTATAAGGAATATGCGAAGTTAACAGGAGAACCCTTTCATGCGGTATCAAAAAAAGAAGTTTTATTTTTGGCAGTTGATATACCAGGACCACCGATGAAAGAAAGAAAAGAAATTACTTTGCCGCATTTGAATGAACCATTAAAAGTGAAAAAAGTTAATACTTCTTCATTAAGTAAAATAATAAGAGGTAACGTTTATGTAATCTCTAACAATCAGTATGATGCATTACAAGATGGATTTAAAGAGGAAAAAGATTATGTGTACAAAACAGAAGGAACGAAAGATGAAATTGAGGTTGGTAAAGAACTAACGCATCAGATGAAGCCTTATGAAGAACATACAACGTTTAGTGCAGAAGAGTACGAACAAAACCAAAGTTTACAAATTGCAGGACCAATTCTATTTGTAGGTTTCTTTATTGGTATTGTATTTTTCGTATGTGCAGGAAGCTTCCTTTATTTCCGTTTGTTTTCTGATTTGGAGGATGATACTCGTTTGTTTGAAATGATTCGAAAAGTAGGCTTAACGAGTGGAGAATTATTGAAAGTAGTTACAATTCGATTGGGACTTTTATTCTTCGTTCCAATATGTGTTGCAACATTACACGGGGCAGTAGCGTTAACTGCACTCGGACAGATGTTTGAGTACTCACTATTTAAAGAAAATGCGATTGTATTAAGTGTTTTCGTAGGAATTCAAGTTGTATATTTCTTACTGATTCGATCTCGTTATTTAAAACAATTGAAAGAGAGATTACGTATTCGTTAA
- a CDS encoding DUF3933 family protein — MKQYVICQIINGEKYLAAYAETKQEAIQKAELLGLRTGNRYTVITAEEAEGLTYP; from the coding sequence ATGAAACAATATGTAATTTGCCAAATTATCAATGGAGAAAAATATTTAGCTGCTTATGCGGAGACGAAGCAAGAGGCAATTCAAAAAGCGGAATTGTTAGGATTACGAACAGGAAATCGATACACAGTTATTACTGCGGAGGAAGCTGAAGGGTTAACGTATCCGTAA